The window TCGGTTCAAGATCGGCAAGGCCATCGCCTCGGGACTCAGCGGCTTCATCGCCGGCGTTATCGTAACTGCCATCGTCTTGTTGCCCTGGATGATCTTCTTGGGTAAATTGTGCCCGTCGACGACGCGTTGACCGTTGATTTAGATCAATTATCCATTTCTTATTATTCATTCAGATCTTATGTCCAAGACTATTCGTTTGAAGCAGGGCTTCACCCTGATCGAGCTCCTCATCATCATCGGCATCATCGGCTTTCTCGCCTCGGCGATCCTCGTCGCCGTCGACCCGGTCAAGCGCATTCAGGATTCCCGGAACGCCAAGCGCTGGAGCGAAGTCAACGGTGTTTTGAATGCCATTCTTACGAAACAGGTGGATGATCGCGCCACTTATGATGGGACGGCTGATACGGACGGAGTGGCTGGAGCGCCGTTCGTACCGACTATTGCCCCGATCATTACGCACGCTACGAATGCCCAGGTGATCGTCCGCCAGGATCCCGGCGTCGCCGCTTGCGCCACCCCTGCCACCAAACCGCTGTGTCCCGGTTTACCGGCAGGTATTACGCTTTCGTCCTCGGCTGAAGATTGCGTCGCTAATATCGTTGATATCGCACCGACCTATATCGCGGAATTGCCACTTGATCCAACGAGCACGACCATTGCGGGCAGTCCGGTTATCGGCGACGACAATACTGGATACTACATTCATCGCACCAGCGGCAATCGCATCGAGATCGGCTCCTGCTACCCTGATCAAGGCGCGTCCGTCAAGGTTAAACGCTAAGCAAGTTTTGAAAAATCCCCGCCTTACGGCGGGGATTTTTAGTGCTGGAGTTGGGGAATGAGGAAGAGACGGAGTCAGGGAGATCGTCGGTCTCCAGCACTCCAGCACTCCAGCACTTCTGCACTCCCACGCTTCCACCCTCTCTTCACCCTATTTTAAGCTCGTGCTATAATAT is drawn from Patescibacteria group bacterium and contains these coding sequences:
- a CDS encoding prepilin-type N-terminal cleavage/methylation domain-containing protein encodes the protein MSKTIRLKQGFTLIELLIIIGIIGFLASAILVAVDPVKRIQDSRNAKRWSEVNGVLNAILTKQVDDRATYDGTADTDGVAGAPFVPTIAPIITHATNAQVIVRQDPGVAACATPATKPLCPGLPAGITLSSSAEDCVANIVDIAPTYIAELPLDPTSTTIAGSPVIGDDNTGYYIHRTSGNRIEIGSCYPDQGASVKVKR